GTCATTTCGGCAACCAGAATGTCTCCTTCTCCTACCTGGTCAAGTTGGGTGGGGTCAAGGATAATTCGTACTGGTCCGGATGCCAAACCAGGAGAAGCAGCATCTCCGGTAAGGAGCACCGGTGCATCTATCTCTATCTCTTCCTCCATACTTTCTTTAAGTGCGGTTACCGGCCGCGATTGAACTATGTAAAAGGTGTTGTTCTCTCTTGCCCACTCGATGTCTTGAGGTTGGCCGTAGTGGTCTTCAATCAACCTGCCCATATTAGCCAGCTGGAGAATTTCGGCATCAGTGAGCTTTTGCTGTTTTTGAATTCTTGCTGGAAGCTGCAACCATATGTTAGGCTCCTTCTCTCCTGGTGCAGGATTACGGGTGAGTTGTTGTTCTTGCCGACTGATTTTCTTTGAGACGGTCTTCATCTCTTTCTTGTCGATAATATAAAGGTCTGGGCTCACTTCTCCGGAGACCAGACCTTCACCAAGGCCGTATATGGCTTCAATTACCATTTTCTGAGTATCACTTGTAACTGGTTCTACGGTAAACATTACTCCTGAAGTACGGGAGTTAACCATTCTCTGAACTGGTACAGCTATACCAACCTTGAGATGCTCATACCCCTGCTGCTCACGATAGTAAATGGCACGTGATTCAAAAAGTGACGCCCAGCAGTGTTGCACCGCCTGGATTACATTGTCCTCTCCTTCTATATTCAAATAGGTACTTTGCTGGCCGGCGAAGGAGGCTTCTGGGAGATCTTCAGCGGTTGCTGATGACCTTACGGCTACGAGGCCTTGACCTAACTTAATGTAAGCTTTTTTGATAGCTGTTTTTATTTCCTCAGGCATTGCAGCCGATGATATTACCTGTTTAATTTTTCTGCTGGTTTCTTGTAACTGGCGGGAATTGTTGGCATCGAGGTTTTTTAACAGGGTTTGAATTTTTGCGGTTAACTTTGATTCTTCCAAGAAACTGTAATAGGCCTGTGAGGTGACTATAAAGCCCGGGGGTACTGGTATATTGGCTTGGGTCATCTCTCCAAGGTTGGCGCCTTTTCCGCCGACCGTGGCGATATCACCCTTGCCGACTTCTTTGAACCACACTACGGCCTTTTCCATACGTAATTATCTCCTTAGGGAATTTAAAGTGCCATTATTATAACAATAGTGGGGTACTTGAATAAAGTAATGTCGACAACAGCTTGAAAAAGCAAGGATTCCCACAGCTCGGTTACTGTATAATGTTCCTGTTGTATTTTATGCCGGTATTTGACAGTATAATTTACCCAGAGTAGAATTTCCCTGCGAAAGCAGTCTGTAGCCAAGATGCCTAGGAGGTGCCATATATGATTGAGGTTACTATTGATAGTGTTCGTATCGGACTGATGAACCGAAAGCCGGAGTATCAGTATGTTGTTCTTTTAAGAGAGCGGTCGAGTAAAAGGTACCTTCCAATATTTATTGGCCAGGCAGAAGCCCGCGCGATACTTATCAAACTGAAGAATGAAACCGTCCCGCGGCCTATGACCCATGATCTTCTGCAAAAAATGATAGATGCGTTAGGCGCTTCAGTAGATTCTATTATTGTAAATTCGCTTGAAAATGATATCTTTTATGCAAAAATTATTCTTAACCTAAATGGGCGTCAATATGAAATTGATGCTCGGCCAAGCGATGCGCTTGCATTGGCAATCAGGGCGGACTCACCTATTTTTATTGATGAAAGTGTGCTTGATAAAGCAGGGATATCTCTTGACAGGGATAAAGAAACCGATGATTTGATCCTGGATAGCACTGATGGTCTGGAAGCGGAAGGAAAGGGTGGTAAAGTGAGCGAAGAGGAAATGAGACGGCTCGGCGCTTTTCGTGAATTTATCGATACCCTTGATTTAGATGACTTCGATAAAAACAAATCCTGAAAAAGTCTGGTTTTGGGGTCAAGAATTCTTGTTAACATAATATTTATTCCAGCTTTTGACTTGCTTTAAGTGGTTTTGTTATGCTATCCTCTTGGAAATAAAAATTGCAGGTTTCACCTTATCAAGCGCAATATGTATATGCAGGTCCGGCTGGTAAATTTAAATTGATGTCTCTTAATTTTTGTACCCATAAAGCTTGGTTTAGTAATTCTGCGTTTTTGTAACCAAGCTTTTTTTATGGATTTTTATAAACGAATTTAGGCTATGCAGGATGCACTTGCATTCTTTGCGAAAATAATTCAGGTAAGGGGGATAGCTAGTGGCTAAGAAGAAGGGCTGCCTTGGCTGTTCACTACCGGTAGCCATTGTGCTCGTGGTTCTGGTTTTGGCAATAGTCATTTTAGGACTTCTTGCGGGGCCCCTGGGCAGAGCGTTTGGTGTTGAAGGGCTTCCTTCGTGGATGACCCTGGACACGCCTCATATTAAATTACCGGCAGATGCCATCTTTAATCTTTTTGGTATTCCGGTTACCAACACGCTAATTGCTACTTGGGTCACTATAATTGTATTGAGCCTTGTTTTTTGGGCTGGTTTTAAAAAGCCTAAAATGGTTCCCGGGAAACTGCAGAGCGCTTTGGAAGCAGCTCTCGGCTGGATTTACGATCTCTGCGTCTCTACAGCTGGTGAAAAGGACGGAAGGCGGTTCTTTCCGTTTATAACTACGCTGTTTCTTTTTATTATTACTTCTGCCTGGCTTGCACTCATTCCCGGGTTTGGTTCCATTCTGGTGCATTTTAGTGGTGGCGAACATGTGGAATTACTGCGGAGCACCGGCACCGATCTGAGTACTACCCTGGCTTTAGCCCTTATTACCTTCTTTACGGTTGAAATTATCGGCTTTAAGCGACTCGGCTTCGGGTACCTCAAGAAATTTTTCGTATTTGGCGGATTAGCACGCGGTTTCAAGATGCTTTTCTCAAAAGAAACTCGTGGTAAAGCCGCTATGGAAATAGTAACTGGCTTTATGACTGCATTTGCCGGTCTTCTGGAATTGATAAGTGAGATGGTTAGGATTTTAAGCCTCAGTTTCCGGTTGTTTGGTAATATGCTGGCAGGAGAAATCTTGCTGCTTATGATGGCATTCCTGATTCCTTACTTGTTGCCATTACCGTTCTATGGTCTTGAATTGCTGGTTGGTTTCATTCAGGCCCTGGTGTTTGCCAGTTTGGCGATCGTATACCTCTCAGTGGCAGTGACTCCTCATGCTGAGGAACACTAGACAGTAGATAACATAAATTTAAATAAGTAAATAATTGAAGGGGGATTATACACATGGAATTGGAAGCCGCTAAATTACTTGGTGCAGGCCTGTCCACTGGCCTGGGTATGCTCGGGCCTGGTATCGGTTTGGGTTTGATTGGTGCTAATATGCT
This window of the Dehalococcoidales bacterium genome carries:
- a CDS encoding bifunctional nuclease family protein: MIEVTIDSVRIGLMNRKPEYQYVVLLRERSSKRYLPIFIGQAEARAILIKLKNETVPRPMTHDLLQKMIDALGASVDSIIVNSLENDIFYAKIILNLNGRQYEIDARPSDALALAIRADSPIFIDESVLDKAGISLDRDKETDDLILDSTDGLEAEGKGGKVSEEEMRRLGAFREFIDTLDLDDFDKNKS
- a CDS encoding F0F1 ATP synthase subunit A, translating into MAKKKGCLGCSLPVAIVLVVLVLAIVILGLLAGPLGRAFGVEGLPSWMTLDTPHIKLPADAIFNLFGIPVTNTLIATWVTIIVLSLVFWAGFKKPKMVPGKLQSALEAALGWIYDLCVSTAGEKDGRRFFPFITTLFLFIITSAWLALIPGFGSILVHFSGGEHVELLRSTGTDLSTTLALALITFFTVEIIGFKRLGFGYLKKFFVFGGLARGFKMLFSKETRGKAAMEIVTGFMTAFAGLLELISEMVRILSLSFRLFGNMLAGEILLLMMAFLIPYLLPLPFYGLELLVGFIQALVFASLAIVYLSVAVTPHAEEH